The following are encoded in a window of Mycolicibacterium tusciae JS617 genomic DNA:
- a CDS encoding MCE family protein — MADVRDDEGLHPGWWTLILLLFVIAAIWLTQALFTGSLKKFVPVTLTSERSGLMMESDAKVKLRGVQVGRVAAIEGGTEPVKLKLEIYPDQIEHIPANVEAQIRATTVFGAKFVDLVYPSDPSSQRLKAGQVLVSRNVSVEVNTVFENVVGVLDKIDPAKLNSVLSALAEGVRGKGERIGAATTDANQVFLALNPRSETVRADWQALRDFSDTYSVAAQDILATLNAASTTSETVTKHADALDALLLGTIGLSNSGISLLAPSQANLIKAINVLEPTTNLLYKYNPSYTCLLVGAKYLLDHGGYEAPGGNGRSIILDAGLALGDDPYSFPRHLPIIGAKGGPGGKPGCGSLPVVKDNWPVRQLVTNTGFGTGVDWRPNPGIGFPGYVNYLPVTRAVPEPPSIRNLFGGPAIGPVPYPGAPAYGAPMYAPDGTPLWPGLPPAPPPGAPRDPGPTPGSEPFVVQAPAFQQPTPLPPVPLPHFAAPGP; from the coding sequence ATGGCTGACGTGAGAGACGACGAGGGGCTGCACCCCGGCTGGTGGACGCTGATCCTGCTGCTGTTCGTGATCGCCGCCATCTGGCTGACGCAGGCATTGTTCACGGGCTCGTTGAAGAAGTTCGTGCCGGTCACCCTGACTTCTGAGCGGTCCGGCCTCATGATGGAGAGCGACGCCAAGGTCAAGCTGCGTGGTGTTCAGGTCGGACGGGTCGCCGCGATCGAAGGCGGCACCGAGCCGGTGAAACTCAAGCTCGAGATCTACCCGGATCAGATCGAGCACATCCCGGCGAATGTCGAGGCGCAGATCCGCGCCACGACGGTGTTCGGCGCCAAGTTCGTCGACCTCGTCTACCCGAGCGACCCCAGCTCGCAGCGCCTGAAGGCGGGCCAAGTCCTGGTGTCCCGCAATGTCAGCGTCGAAGTCAACACGGTGTTCGAGAACGTGGTCGGCGTACTCGACAAGATCGACCCGGCCAAGCTCAACAGTGTGCTCTCGGCGCTCGCCGAGGGCGTCCGCGGTAAGGGCGAGCGGATCGGTGCGGCGACCACCGACGCCAATCAGGTGTTCCTCGCGCTCAATCCGCGCAGCGAGACCGTGCGCGCCGACTGGCAGGCGCTTCGAGACTTCAGTGATACCTACAGCGTTGCAGCACAAGACATTCTCGCGACGCTCAACGCGGCCAGCACCACCAGTGAAACGGTGACCAAGCACGCGGATGCTCTGGATGCGTTGCTGCTCGGCACAATTGGGCTCTCCAACAGCGGCATCAGCCTGCTCGCGCCCAGTCAGGCCAATCTGATCAAGGCGATCAACGTGCTCGAGCCGACCACGAACCTGCTGTACAAGTACAACCCGTCCTACACCTGCCTACTGGTTGGCGCCAAGTACCTACTCGACCACGGAGGGTACGAAGCGCCTGGCGGCAACGGGCGATCGATCATCCTCGACGCCGGTCTCGCCCTCGGTGACGACCCGTACAGCTTCCCGCGGCACCTGCCCATCATCGGCGCCAAGGGCGGTCCCGGCGGCAAGCCGGGCTGCGGGTCGCTGCCCGTGGTCAAGGACAACTGGCCGGTGCGCCAGCTCGTCACGAACACCGGCTTCGGCACCGGAGTGGACTGGCGCCCCAACCCGGGCATCGGCTTCCCCGGTTACGTCAACTACCTGCCGGTTACCCGCGCGGTGCCCGAGCCGCCGAGTATCCGAAACCTGTTCGGAGGGCCCGCGATCGGGCCGGTCCCGTATCCGGGTGCCCCGGCCTACGGCGCACCGATGTACGCACCGGACGGAACGCCGTTGTGGCCGGGACTGCCACCGGCACCTCCGCCGGGAGCGCCGCGAGATCCGGGTCCGACGCCGGGATCGGAGCCGTTCGTGGTGCAGGC
- a CDS encoding ABC transporter permease: MERRRRPIDRRFPRLAKRLDGWTGAWNQVGMQTKFYGKTLRSIGYVFTHYRIELMRIIAQMGLGTGALVVIGGTVAIVGFLTVTTGALVAVQGYSDFSEIGVEALTGFASAFFNVRLIAPATTAIALAATIGAGATAQLGAMRINEEIDALEVMGIRSVAYLASTRVIAGLIVVIPLYCVGVLASFWAAKFGTTVIYGQSTGVYDHYFRTFLNPTDLVWSFVQSIAMAVVIMLIHTYYGFTASGGPAGVGEAVGRAVRTSLIVAAFVVMMISLAVYGQSGNFNLAG; encoded by the coding sequence ATGGAAAGGCGCCGCCGGCCAATTGACCGGCGGTTCCCGCGCTTGGCGAAGAGGCTCGACGGCTGGACCGGAGCCTGGAATCAAGTCGGCATGCAGACGAAGTTCTACGGCAAGACGCTGCGCAGCATCGGCTACGTCTTCACCCACTACCGGATAGAACTGATGCGAATCATCGCTCAGATGGGGCTGGGTACCGGCGCTCTGGTGGTGATCGGCGGAACGGTCGCGATCGTCGGGTTCCTAACCGTGACCACCGGCGCGTTGGTGGCGGTGCAGGGCTACAGCGACTTCTCCGAAATCGGCGTCGAAGCGCTGACCGGCTTCGCGTCGGCCTTCTTCAACGTCCGCCTGATTGCGCCGGCGACGACGGCCATCGCGTTGGCGGCAACCATCGGTGCCGGCGCCACGGCACAACTGGGCGCCATGCGGATCAACGAGGAGATCGACGCACTCGAGGTGATGGGCATCCGCAGCGTCGCCTACCTCGCCTCGACCCGTGTGATCGCCGGCCTCATCGTGGTGATCCCGCTGTACTGCGTCGGCGTCCTGGCGTCGTTCTGGGCCGCGAAATTCGGCACCACCGTCATCTACGGTCAGTCGACCGGCGTCTACGACCACTACTTCAGGACGTTCCTGAATCCCACCGACCTCGTCTGGTCGTTTGTTCAGAGCATCGCGATGGCGGTGGTGATCATGCTGATCCACACCTATTACGGCTTCACGGCAAGTGGCGGGCCCGCCGGGGTGGGGGAGGCTGTTGGCCGTGCGGTGCGAACCTCGCTGATCGTCGCGGCGTTCGTGGTCATGATGATCTCGCTCGCCGTTTACGGGCAATCCGGCAACTTCAATCTGGCTGGATGA